The following are from one region of the Rhodopirellula sp. P2 genome:
- a CDS encoding sulfatase-like hydrolase/transferase — MNLLLRCLIVCSLLCASTAAQSSERPNIILILADDMGPGEPSHAGGLIPTPALDQLAEQGMRFTDAHTSSSVCTPTRYGILTGRYNWRSRLKRGVLVAADSPALMDPKRLSLPTFLQQAGYHTACIGKWHLGADFAPAPAQANSTRKAQFGSWNIDYEKPFRNGPVDVGFDEAFFILSSLDMPPYVYLRNDQAEKTPTLERGFPHNEYNDFERIGATADDFDASECLANWAAESRRYIQRQATQGSKTPFFLYLPLTSPHTPIRPGKAFRGRYQQYSWYADFIAETDWVVGQVLEQLQESGIDQETLVIFTSDNGFAPYVKIPKMLAAGYHPSGPYRGSKGSLYEGGHRVPFLVRWPGHVAPGSSSDTTICTTDFFATFAEILGESEAIPENAAEDSFSFASSMQGKATPTRPQTIHHSLSGKFAIRKDNWKLILTTDGGGGWDGLSNQAVVSTPAKTVQLYDLEADPGETRNLEDTHPEKINELVQELAQAFANGRTTPGSAQANEGWPYLHQPTMKQFPALAEPNQAATTE, encoded by the coding sequence ATGAATTTGCTGCTTCGCTGTCTGATTGTCTGCTCGCTTCTTTGTGCGAGCACCGCCGCACAATCGTCCGAACGCCCGAACATCATCCTGATCCTTGCGGATGACATGGGGCCCGGCGAACCTTCTCATGCCGGCGGGCTGATCCCGACACCGGCACTCGATCAACTGGCCGAGCAAGGCATGCGATTCACCGACGCGCACACCAGTTCCTCCGTCTGCACGCCGACTCGCTATGGGATCCTCACAGGACGCTACAACTGGCGTAGCCGACTGAAACGCGGGGTCCTGGTGGCCGCTGATTCACCGGCCTTGATGGACCCCAAGCGTTTGAGCCTTCCGACGTTCCTGCAACAGGCCGGCTATCACACCGCTTGCATTGGCAAGTGGCACCTGGGAGCGGACTTTGCCCCCGCCCCTGCTCAAGCAAACTCGACTCGCAAAGCACAATTCGGTTCTTGGAACATCGACTACGAAAAGCCTTTTCGCAACGGCCCAGTCGATGTTGGATTCGATGAGGCGTTCTTCATTCTCTCATCCTTGGACATGCCACCGTACGTCTATCTTCGCAATGATCAAGCGGAAAAAACGCCCACGCTCGAACGGGGTTTCCCGCACAACGAGTACAACGACTTCGAACGAATTGGCGCGACCGCAGATGACTTTGACGCCAGCGAATGCTTGGCCAATTGGGCCGCCGAATCTCGCCGGTACATTCAACGCCAAGCCACCCAAGGTTCGAAAACGCCCTTCTTCCTGTACCTGCCTTTGACTTCCCCGCACACACCGATTCGCCCAGGAAAAGCATTTCGCGGACGCTACCAACAATACAGCTGGTACGCCGATTTCATTGCGGAGACCGATTGGGTTGTCGGCCAAGTGCTCGAGCAACTTCAAGAATCGGGAATCGACCAAGAAACGCTGGTGATCTTCACTTCCGACAACGGTTTCGCGCCCTATGTCAAAATCCCCAAGATGCTGGCTGCGGGCTACCATCCCTCAGGCCCTTACCGAGGATCCAAGGGGTCGCTCTATGAAGGCGGCCACCGCGTGCCGTTTCTGGTGCGTTGGCCAGGTCACGTGGCCCCCGGAAGTTCCTCTGACACGACCATCTGCACCACCGATTTCTTCGCGACCTTTGCCGAGATCCTCGGTGAATCCGAAGCGATTCCCGAAAACGCCGCCGAGGACTCCTTCTCCTTCGCCTCCAGTATGCAGGGGAAGGCAACTCCAACCCGCCCCCAAACCATCCACCATTCACTCTCAGGAAAATTCGCCATTCGAAAAGACAACTGGAAGCTGATTCTGACCACCGACGGCGGTGGAGGTTGGGATGGATTGAGTAACCAAGCGGTCGTTTCCACCCCCGCGAAAACGGTGCAACTCTACGACCTCGAGGCTGATCCGGGTGAGACACGAAACTTGGAAGACACCCACCCCGAGAAGATCAACGAGTTGGTCCAGGAACTCGCCCAAGCGTTCGCGAATGGGCGCACCACGCCAGGGTCTGCACAAGCCAACGAGGGTTGGCCCTACCTGCATCAACCAACGATGAAACAGTTCCCTGCATTGGCGGAACCAAACCAAGCTGCCACCACCGAATGA
- a CDS encoding sulfatase family protein: MILTARAIAFGVLTLVASSTVADNPPNIILCMSDDQGWGDTGYNGHPHLKTPHLDQMAKEGVTFTRFYAAAAMCSPTRASCYTGRNPYRFGVTFAMKGMLEPTEIPITTVLKEHGYTTGHFGKWHLGTLSKTIGDQKRWGTFAEQPERYHCPPWERDVDVCFVTESKVPTWNPLIDPGPINRRPSSANETKQPSPQDQPYGNDYFTGPNQTAKENTHGDDSRVLMDRAIPFIRDAARKQQPFFAAVWFHTPHSPVVGGPEYRRMYREHPEPTQHYYACLTAMDEQLGRLRAELQALGVADNTMLFFCSDNGPARQGSPRHVGSAKDLKGFKLSINEGGIRVPGLLVWPDKVKSARTVHAPCITSDYFPTILDALEIELPADRTYDGTSLLPFVTGQQQIRQKPLGFLNRDGKEAVWMEQRYKLISTAKGDKLYDIIEDPSESTDLANQQADVVKRMQAELSHWKANVMAELKRVP; encoded by the coding sequence ATGATCCTTACCGCACGAGCAATCGCCTTCGGAGTTTTGACATTGGTGGCCAGTTCCACCGTCGCTGACAATCCTCCCAACATCATCCTCTGCATGTCAGACGATCAGGGCTGGGGTGACACGGGCTACAACGGGCATCCGCACCTGAAAACGCCTCACCTGGATCAAATGGCAAAGGAAGGCGTGACGTTCACACGGTTCTACGCCGCGGCCGCGATGTGCTCGCCCACGCGTGCGAGTTGCTACACCGGTCGCAATCCGTACCGATTCGGCGTGACCTTTGCAATGAAAGGCATGTTGGAACCCACCGAAATCCCCATCACCACGGTGCTCAAGGAGCACGGGTACACCACCGGGCATTTCGGCAAATGGCATCTGGGTACCCTGTCCAAAACGATTGGCGATCAAAAACGCTGGGGGACATTTGCCGAGCAACCCGAACGATACCACTGCCCGCCCTGGGAGCGTGATGTGGATGTTTGTTTTGTCACGGAATCCAAGGTCCCGACTTGGAATCCCTTGATCGATCCAGGCCCAATCAATCGGAGACCGAGCAGTGCGAACGAAACCAAGCAACCGTCTCCTCAAGACCAACCTTACGGCAACGATTACTTCACAGGCCCCAACCAAACCGCCAAGGAAAACACGCACGGCGACGATTCGCGAGTGTTGATGGACCGCGCGATCCCATTCATTCGCGATGCGGCTCGAAAGCAACAACCATTCTTCGCCGCGGTGTGGTTTCACACGCCTCACTCACCCGTCGTGGGCGGCCCCGAATACCGCCGAATGTATCGCGAACATCCCGAACCCACACAACATTACTACGCGTGTTTGACCGCCATGGATGAACAACTCGGACGCCTCCGAGCCGAACTCCAAGCACTGGGTGTGGCCGACAACACGATGCTCTTTTTCTGCTCGGACAACGGCCCCGCGAGGCAGGGTTCACCTCGGCACGTGGGGTCGGCCAAGGATTTGAAGGGTTTCAAACTTTCGATCAACGAAGGTGGCATTCGTGTGCCCGGTTTGCTGGTCTGGCCCGACAAAGTGAAATCCGCACGCACGGTGCATGCGCCTTGCATCACGTCGGACTACTTCCCGACTATCCTGGATGCACTTGAAATCGAGTTGCCTGCCGACCGCACTTATGATGGAACCAGCCTGCTGCCTTTCGTGACTGGGCAGCAGCAGATCAGACAAAAACCATTGGGATTTCTCAATCGCGATGGCAAGGAAGCCGTCTGGATGGAGCAACGCTACAAGCTGATCTCGACCGCAAAGGGTGACAAGCTCTACGACATCATCGAGGATCCGAGCGAGTCAACGGACTTGGCAAACCAACAAGCGGACGTCGTGAAACGCATGCAAGCAGAACTGTCCCATTGGAAAGCAAATGTGATGGCAGAACTGAAACGCGTGCCCTGA